In the genome of Qipengyuania seohaensis, one region contains:
- a CDS encoding GumC family protein — translation MTDQSLPPLIGERDRYAAAYAAAGENAVSAAIRNIIGAVRRYFWMAIAIVGAAVALAVIVTMLDTPRYTAAASLQINDQSDEVLGADLDPQIAPPSDWDIDRFLNTQLDVLRSRALAERVADALDLANDERFFAAMEVPAQTGAASETEKRKLAVALLQGNTEVELRRTTRIAMVEFSSTDPEVTARIANAFAEEFIQQNLQRRFDSSSYARNFVAEQLDEARASLEETEAALNDYARQTGLIRTRDAMATGGADLAAGTVTSFSLLQYNQAAIRAREARIAAESRWDAVRNSPLLSSQIVLANPTVQALMTRRAQLESELDAARDRYLPGHPAAARIEGDLAAVNGQLSRTANEVRQSVRAEYLAAQAAENRLDNQVNQARGDTLAEQDQSVRYNVLAREADTARSIYEGLLQRYRELNASAGIASSNITIIDRAQAPDMPSSPSLPRNLAIGLLLGLALAGIAIFLRDQLDDVIHTPEDVEEKLGLSLLGVVPRTETGTPLEELAEPKSAISEAYNSMRGALLYSTPTGLPKIIVVTSAQAAEGKSTTSFAIAAGLARIGVAPLLIDADLRRPTLHKIAGIKSERGLTDLLISREEPRDAATRVSLGEAEFDVLPAGPLPPSPTELLSSPRMAQLLETFGQQYGVVIIDSPPVLGLADAPMLAAIADGTIFVVEAERGRSGSLKAALRRLRSMEPTILGAALAKFDPSRSGNRYSAYYGYDYYAYSDKKDAIPS, via the coding sequence ATGACGGACCAGTCACTTCCGCCCCTTATCGGCGAACGGGACCGTTACGCGGCGGCCTATGCGGCTGCCGGTGAAAATGCCGTCAGCGCTGCGATCCGCAACATTATCGGGGCTGTGCGCCGCTATTTCTGGATGGCAATCGCGATCGTCGGTGCAGCCGTCGCGCTCGCCGTCATCGTTACCATGCTGGACACGCCGCGTTACACGGCAGCCGCCAGCCTGCAGATCAACGACCAGAGCGACGAGGTGCTGGGCGCCGATCTCGATCCCCAGATCGCACCACCGTCGGATTGGGACATCGACCGCTTCCTCAACACGCAGCTCGACGTGCTGCGCAGCAGGGCGCTGGCTGAAAGAGTGGCCGATGCCCTCGATCTTGCCAATGACGAGCGTTTCTTCGCCGCTATGGAAGTGCCTGCACAAACCGGCGCGGCGAGCGAGACTGAAAAGCGCAAGCTGGCCGTGGCGCTCCTGCAGGGCAACACCGAGGTCGAGCTGCGCCGCACGACCCGTATCGCCATGGTCGAATTCTCGAGTACTGACCCCGAAGTCACTGCGCGGATCGCGAACGCCTTCGCTGAAGAATTCATCCAGCAAAACCTCCAGCGTCGCTTCGACAGCTCTTCCTATGCCCGGAATTTCGTGGCCGAACAGCTCGACGAGGCACGTGCTTCGCTGGAGGAAACGGAAGCGGCGCTGAACGATTACGCGCGCCAGACAGGTCTTATCCGCACGCGCGATGCCATGGCCACCGGCGGCGCGGACCTTGCTGCCGGGACGGTAACCTCTTTCAGCCTGCTGCAATACAACCAGGCCGCGATCCGGGCGCGCGAGGCTCGCATCGCTGCTGAATCTCGCTGGGACGCGGTGCGCAATTCGCCCCTCCTGTCGTCGCAGATCGTTCTCGCCAATCCGACGGTTCAGGCCCTGATGACCCGCCGCGCGCAATTGGAAAGCGAGCTGGACGCTGCCCGGGATCGTTATCTTCCCGGCCATCCTGCAGCCGCGCGCATCGAGGGCGACCTTGCTGCAGTGAACGGGCAGCTAAGCCGGACAGCTAACGAAGTGCGCCAATCGGTCCGGGCCGAATATCTTGCAGCGCAGGCAGCCGAGAACCGGCTGGACAACCAGGTAAATCAGGCACGCGGGGACACGCTTGCCGAACAGGACCAGTCGGTGCGGTACAACGTGCTCGCACGCGAGGCCGATACGGCGCGCTCCATCTATGAGGGGCTGCTGCAGCGCTATCGCGAGCTGAATGCTTCTGCGGGCATCGCATCCAGCAACATCACGATCATCGATCGGGCGCAGGCTCCCGATATGCCATCTTCGCCCAGCCTCCCGCGCAATCTTGCAATCGGCTTGCTGCTCGGGCTCGCGTTGGCGGGCATTGCGATTTTCCTTCGCGACCAGCTCGACGATGTGATCCATACGCCTGAAGACGTGGAGGAAAAGCTCGGGCTTTCCCTGCTAGGCGTCGTACCACGCACGGAAACCGGCACCCCTCTTGAGGAGCTTGCGGAGCCGAAGTCGGCAATTTCCGAAGCTTACAATTCGATGCGTGGGGCGCTGCTTTATTCGACCCCGACCGGATTGCCGAAGATCATCGTGGTCACCAGTGCGCAGGCTGCCGAGGGCAAGAGCACGACCAGCTTCGCGATTGCCGCGGGTCTTGCAAGGATTGGCGTTGCGCCCCTGCTCATCGATGCTGATTTGCGCCGACCGACCCTGCACAAGATCGCCGGTATCAAGAGCGAGCGGGGCCTCACCGACCTCCTTATCTCGCGCGAGGAACCTCGCGATGCCGCAACGCGTGTTTCATTGGGCGAGGCTGAATTCGACGTGCTTCCTGCCGGTCCCTTGCCGCCAAGCCCCACGGAACTTCTTTCCTCACCGCGCATGGCGCAATTGCTGGAAACATTCGGGCAGCAGTACGGCGTGGTCATCATCGACAGTCCGCCGGTCCTCGGCCTGGCCGATGCGCCCATGCTGGCAGCGATTGCCGATGGCACGATTTTCGTCGTCGAAGCCGAACGGGGCCGCAGCGGTTCGCTCAAGGCGGCGCTGCGCAGGCTGCGCTCGATGGAACCGACGATCCTCGGCGCCGCGCTTGCCAAGTTCGATCCTTCACGGTCGGGCAATCGATACTCCGCCTACTACGGCTATGACTACTACGCCTATTCCGACAAGAAGGACGCCATCCCGTCATGA
- a CDS encoding polysaccharide biosynthesis/export family protein, translating to MTRSALLAACLGVGACQTPLDPIVPDGQAGYDAVVIDPQTALPERYTLAPGDVLSVAVFGEADLSVERIAVDNAGVVTLPLIGDVRAVGRSASELGSAIEAAYATNYLRDPRVSVAVLEARDRTIAVEGEVEQPGVFAYAEGQTLLSALALARSPTDTAKLDEVMIFRTVDGERSAGRFDLRAIRGGRMPDVALVPGDVIVVGYSSVRGAWQDVLRAVPVFGIFRPIG from the coding sequence ATGACGCGATCTGCATTGCTGGCAGCCTGTTTGGGCGTGGGCGCCTGCCAGACGCCACTCGACCCTATCGTTCCGGACGGCCAAGCGGGATACGACGCGGTGGTCATCGACCCGCAAACTGCGCTGCCGGAACGCTACACTCTCGCCCCCGGCGATGTTCTTTCGGTCGCGGTCTTCGGGGAGGCCGATTTGTCGGTCGAACGCATTGCCGTGGACAATGCCGGCGTCGTGACGCTCCCGCTCATCGGTGATGTACGCGCAGTTGGTCGCAGCGCCAGTGAACTCGGTTCAGCGATAGAGGCGGCCTATGCAACGAATTACCTGCGCGATCCGCGGGTATCCGTCGCGGTGCTCGAAGCGCGCGATCGTACCATCGCGGTCGAAGGCGAAGTCGAACAGCCCGGTGTCTTCGCATATGCCGAAGGGCAGACGTTGCTGTCTGCGCTCGCACTGGCCCGCAGCCCCACGGATACGGCGAAGCTCGACGAGGTGATGATTTTCCGCACCGTTGACGGGGAACGGTCCGCCGGCAGGTTCGACCTCCGGGCCATTCGCGGTGGTCGTATGCCCGATGTGGCGCTCGTCCCGGGCGATGTGATCGTCGTGGGTTATTCCAGCGTTCGCGGCGCTTGGCAGGACGTCCTGCGCGCCGTTCCGGTGTTCGGCATATTCAGGCCGATCGGATGA